A genomic window from Lutra lutra chromosome 17, mLutLut1.2, whole genome shotgun sequence includes:
- the ZFPM1 gene encoding zinc finger protein ZFPM1 isoform X3 — protein sequence MTPTSQSRRPERRSPSPSPRALPFQTLTPHPDHHHRPPRPQKAPRRWRGRRQTRGWRRSPVSPGVGQGPARTLLLEDEHCWLRLLPQALTEAEANTEIYRKDEALWCRLIKPVPAGGQLSVLLVAAEPGGPPSHTVKKPAEPGGPAPADIQLLPQQAGMASILATAVINKDVFPCKDCGIWYRSERNLQAHLLYYCASRQGTGAAAATADDKPKETYPNERVCPFPQCRKSCPSASSLEIHMRSHSGERPFICLICLSAFTTKANCERHLKVHTDTLSGVCHSCGFISTTRDILYSHLVTNHMVCQPGSKAEIYSPGAGHPAAKLPPGLAQVGPAPALKCGPWGLPADSLASFQQPTALHGPLASADLGLAPTPSPGLDRKAPVETTNGEARAAPQNGGNSEPPAAPRAIKTEAATEEPKAEPGPPAASRTPSPPSPAAARVKAELSSPTPDCSPGLGELGLAAGTLFLPQFAAAPPASEILAKMSELVHSRLQAGAGAQAGLFAGAPKGATCFECDITFNNVNNFYVHKRLYCSGRRAPDDAAPARRPKAPPAPARAPPGPPPADADAGRASPRSGTRKDEAGGAATPEAEPEAEGGSRGSPSPGSGADEDDDPRRTLCEACNIHFSRHETYTVHKRYYCASRHDPPPRRPAPAGTPGTPAPAAPAAPPVRTRRRRKLYELHAAGAAPPPAAGPAPEPPASSPSPSPSPRPGSGGLDPADGPIDLSKKPRRQAALPAALPALADYHECTACRVSFHSLEAYLAHKKFSCPAAPRRLRAAPEDVAVVCPYCPPDGPVRGDLVEHLRLAHGLLLAQPPASARTPPPAAPRDGLNGREPREPGPGAPDGSPRPGPPPPSPGPDAGPPRPTTPPPPRADKGVQTPGKAAPGGQRYCRLCNIRFSSLSTFIAHKKYYCASHAAEHGP from the exons ggccctgcccGGACGCTGCTGCTGGAGGACGAGCACTGCTGGCTGCGGTTGCTGCCTCAGGCCCTGACCGAGGCTGAAGCCAACACGGAGATCTACAGGAAGG ATGAAGCCCTCTGGTGCAGACTCATCAAGCCGGTGCCCGCCGGCGGACAGCTGAGCGTGCTGCTCGTGGCGGCCGAGCCCGGGGGCCCCCCCAGCCACACCGTGAAGAAGCCAGCAGAGCCCgggggccccgcccccgccgacATCCAGCTCCTGCCGCAGCAGGCCGGCATGGCGTCCATCCTGGCCACAGCAGTCATCAACA AAGATGTCTTCCCCTGCAAAGACTGTGGCATCTGGTACCGCAGCGAGAGAAACCTACAAGCCCACCTGCTGTACTACTGTGCCAGCCGCCAGGGCACCGGTGCCGCGGCGGCAACTGCCGACGACAAGCCCAAGGAGACCTACCCCAACGAGCGCGTCTGCCCCTTTCCCCAGTGCCGCAAGAGCTGTCCCAGCGCCAGCTCCCTGGAGATCCACATGCGCAGCCACAGCG GAGAACGGCCCTTCATCTGTCTGATCTGCCTGTCGGCCTTTACCACCAAGGCCAACTGTGAGAGGCACCTGAAGGTGCACACAGACACGCTGAGCG GTGTCTGCCACAGCTGTGGCTTCATCTCCACCACAAGGGACATCCTCTACAGCCACCTGGTGACCAACCACATGGTCTGCCAGCCGGGCTCCAAGGCTGAGATCTACTCACCAGGGGCCGGGCACCCCGCTGCCAAGCTCCCCCCAG GTCTGGCCCAGGTAGGTCCTGCTCCAGCCCTGAAGTGTGGCCCCTGGGGTCTCCCCGCAGACAGTCTGGCCAGCTTCCAGCAGCCCACGGCCCTGCACGGCCCCCTGGCTTCTGCCGACCTCGGTCTGGCGCCCACCCCATCGCCAGGACTGGACAGGAAGGCCCCGGTGGAGACCACCAATGGAGAGGCCAGAGCCGCCCCCCAGAACGGGGGCAACAGCGAGCCCCCCGCAGCGCCCCGGGCCATCAAGACGGAGGCTGCCACGGAAGAGCCCAAGGCGGAGCCAGGGCCCCCCGCCGCATCGCGGACACCGTCCCCGCCCAGCCCCGCGGCGGCCAGGGTGAAAGCCGAGCTGTCCAGCCCCACGCCGGATTGCAGCCCTGGCCTGGGCGAGCTGGGGCTGGCGGCCGGCACGCTCTTCCTGCCGCAGTTTGCCGCGGCGCCGCCGGCCTCCGAGATCCTGGCCAAGATGTCCGAGCTGGTGCACAGCCGGCTGCAGGCGGGCGCGGGGGCGCAGGCCGGGCTCTTCGCGGGGGCCCCCAAGGGCGCCACGTGCTTCGAGTGTGACATCACCTTCAACAACGTCAACAACTTCTACGTGCACAAGCGCCTCTACTGCTCCGGCCGCCGCGCGCCCGACGACGCGGCCCCCGCGCGCAGGCCCAAggcgcccccggcccccgcccgcgcgccccccggccccccgcccgCAGACGCCGACGCGGGACGTGCGTCGCCACGCTCTGGGACGCGCAAGGACGAGGCGGGCGGCGCGGCCACCCCCGAGGCCGAGCCCGAGGCGGAGGGGGGCAGCCGGGGCAGCCCGAGCCCGGGCAGCGGGGCGGACGAGGACGACGACCCCCGCCGGACGCTGTGCGAGGCCTGCAACATCCACTTCAGCCGGCACGAGACCTACACGGTGCACAAGCGCTACTACTGTGCCTCGCGCCACGACCCGCCGCCGCGCCGGCCCGCGCCCGCCGGGACGCCCGGGACCCCCGcgcccgccgcgcccgccgcGCCTCCCGTGCGCACGCGCAGGCGCCGCAAGCTGTACGAGCTGCACGCGGCcggcgcggccccgccccccgccgccggccccgcccccgagCCGCCCGCGTCGTCGCCGTCGCCGTCGCCGTCGCCCCGGCCCGGAAGCGGTGGGCTCGACCCCGCCGACGGCCCCATCGACCTGAGCAAGAAGCCGCGGCGGCAGGCGGCCCTGCCCGCGGCCCTGCCCGCGCTGGCCGACTACCACGAGTGCACGGCCTGCCGCGTGAGCTTCCACAGCCTCGAGGCCTACCTGGCGCACAAGAAGTTCTCGTGCCCCGCGGCCCCGCGCCGCCTGCGCGCCGCCCCCGAGGACGTGGCCGTCGTGTGCCCCTACTGCCCGCCCGACGGGCCGGTGCGCGGCGACCTCGTGGAGCACCTCCGCCTGGCGCACGGCCTGCTGCTGGCCCAGCCCCCCGCCAGCGCCCGGacgcccccgcccgccgccccccgcGACGGCCTCAACGGCCGGGAGCCCCGGGAGCCGGGCCCCGGCGCGCCCGACGGCagcccccggcccggcccgccgCCGCCCTCCCCGGGCCCCGACGCGGGGCCGCCGCGCCCAAcgacgccgccgccgccccgcgcgGACAAGGGCGTGCAGACCCCGGGCAAGGCGGCGCCGGGCGGCCAGCGGTACTGCCGCCTGTGCAACATCCGCTTCAGCAGCCTGTCCACCTTCATCGCGCACAAGAAGTACTACTGCGCCTCGCACGCGGCGGAGCACGGGCCCTGA